Proteins encoded together in one Clostridiales bacterium window:
- a CDS encoding GntR family transcriptional regulator, with amino-acid sequence MDIIISNSSEEPIYEQIAKQIKNLIMSGKLCEGQMLPSIRSLARELQISVITTKRAYEELERDGYIVTRPGKGTYISAQNKEFMKEMRLKIVEEKLSEAVDAGKSIGLNLEQMQEMLKLLYE; translated from the coding sequence ATGGATATCATTATTTCTAATTCCTCTGAGGAACCGATTTATGAACAGATTGCAAAACAGATTAAGAATCTTATAATGAGCGGAAAACTCTGTGAAGGCCAGATGCTGCCGTCCATAAGAAGCCTGGCAAGGGAACTTCAAATAAGCGTGATAACGACAAAGAGGGCTTATGAGGAGCTTGAGAGAGACGGCTATATTGTTACAAGGCCAGGCAAGGGCACATATATTTCAGCTCAAAATAAGGAGTTCATGAAGGAAATGAGGCTGAAGATCGTAGAAGAGAAACTTTCCGAAGCAGTTGATGCAGGGAAGTCCATCGGCCTGAATTTGGAGCAAATGC